One part of the Leclercia sp. LSNIH1 genome encodes these proteins:
- the glgX gene encoding glycogen debranching protein GlgX, whose product MTQLAAGKPAPLGACYDGKGVNFTLFSAHADRVELCVFDGKGIEHRYDMVARSGDIWHGYLEHARPGMRYGFRVYGPWDPAKGLRFNPAKLLLDPRAYQVEGTLNDDPLLHSGKDTPDHRDSAAVAPKSVVVSDHYDWEEDAPPNIPWGKTVIYEAHVKGLTWLHPDLPEDIRGTYKALSHPVMIAYFKHLGITALELLPVAHFASEPRLQRLGLSNYWGYNPMAMFALEPRYASHPDRARDEFRDAVKALHEAGIEVILDIVLNHSAELDLEGPTFSLRGIDNPSYYWLREDGDYHNWTGCGNTLNLSHPAVTDYAYACLKYWVETFHVDGFRFDLASVMGRTPEFSQQSPLFEAIKNCPLLSGVKLIAEPWDIGPGGYQVGNFPPPFAEWNDHYRDAARRFWLARDLSLGTFAGRFAASSDLFKRNGRLPSASINLLTAHDGFTLRDCVCFNQKHNEANGEENRDGTSSNHSFNHGVEGLSGNLDVIERRRASVHALLTTLLLSQGTPMLLAGDEHGHSQHGNNNAYCQDNALTWLDWQQANEGLVAFTAALVHLRKQIPALTEDRWWEEGDGNVRWLNKMAQPLGAHEWQNGVPRLQILLSDCWLITLNATDEVAEIILPEGEWRAIPPFAGEDNPVVMTVWHGPAHGVCVFQR is encoded by the coding sequence ATGACGCAACTCGCCGCAGGTAAACCCGCTCCGCTTGGCGCATGCTATGACGGAAAAGGAGTGAATTTCACTCTCTTTTCCGCCCACGCTGATCGGGTTGAACTCTGCGTGTTTGACGGCAAAGGCATTGAACATCGGTACGATATGGTGGCGCGCAGCGGCGATATCTGGCATGGCTATCTGGAACATGCCCGCCCCGGCATGCGCTATGGCTTTCGGGTTTATGGCCCGTGGGATCCGGCAAAGGGGCTGCGCTTTAACCCGGCAAAACTGCTGCTTGACCCGCGCGCGTATCAGGTCGAAGGCACGCTGAATGATGATCCCCTGCTGCACAGCGGCAAAGATACCCCGGATCACCGTGACAGTGCGGCCGTTGCGCCAAAAAGCGTCGTGGTCAGCGATCACTACGACTGGGAAGAGGACGCCCCGCCCAACATACCGTGGGGCAAAACGGTTATCTATGAAGCCCATGTCAAAGGGCTGACCTGGCTGCACCCTGACCTCCCCGAAGATATCCGCGGCACCTACAAAGCGCTCAGCCACCCGGTGATGATTGCTTATTTTAAGCACCTCGGCATCACTGCGCTGGAATTATTGCCGGTGGCCCATTTCGCCAGCGAGCCGCGCCTGCAACGCCTCGGTCTCAGTAACTACTGGGGCTATAACCCAATGGCGATGTTCGCCCTTGAACCGCGCTATGCCTCGCATCCCGACCGGGCAAGAGATGAGTTTCGTGACGCGGTGAAGGCGCTGCACGAAGCGGGTATCGAGGTCATTCTGGATATCGTCCTCAATCACAGCGCCGAGCTGGATCTTGAGGGGCCGACGTTCTCCCTGCGCGGAATTGATAACCCTAGCTATTATTGGTTAAGAGAGGATGGTGATTATCACAACTGGACCGGTTGCGGTAACACTCTCAATCTCAGCCATCCGGCAGTGACAGACTATGCGTATGCCTGCCTGAAGTACTGGGTTGAAACCTTCCATGTCGACGGTTTTCGTTTTGATCTTGCGTCGGTGATGGGACGCACGCCGGAATTCAGCCAGCAGTCGCCGCTGTTTGAGGCGATAAAAAACTGCCCGCTGCTCTCAGGTGTGAAGCTGATTGCAGAACCCTGGGATATCGGCCCGGGCGGCTACCAGGTGGGAAATTTCCCGCCGCCGTTTGCGGAGTGGAACGATCACTATCGTGATGCGGCGCGCCGCTTCTGGTTGGCGCGCGATCTCTCTTTGGGAACATTTGCCGGACGTTTCGCCGCTTCCAGCGATCTGTTTAAACGCAACGGGCGCTTGCCTTCCGCGTCGATCAACCTGTTGACGGCGCACGACGGTTTCACCTTGCGCGACTGCGTTTGTTTCAATCAGAAACACAATGAAGCAAACGGTGAAGAGAACCGTGACGGCACCTCCAGTAACCACAGTTTTAACCATGGCGTTGAAGGGTTAAGTGGCAATCTGGATGTGATCGAGCGGCGCCGCGCCAGCGTGCATGCGCTGCTGACGACGCTTTTACTGTCACAGGGTACGCCGATGCTGCTGGCGGGCGATGAACATGGCCACAGTCAGCACGGCAACAACAATGCTTATTGCCAGGATAACGCGTTAACCTGGCTTGACTGGCAGCAGGCAAACGAGGGACTCGTCGCCTTTACTGCCGCGTTGGTCCATCTGCGTAAGCAGATCCCGGCGCTCACCGAGGATCGGTGGTGGGAAGAGGGCGACGGCAACGTTCGCTGGTTAAATAAAATGGCGCAACCGTTAGGTGCGCACGAGTGGCAGAACGGTGTGCCGCGCCTGCAAATCCTGCTTTCGGATTGCTGGCTCATCACCCTCAATGCCACAGATGAGGTCGCAGAAATTATTTTACCTGAAGGGGAGTGGCGGGCTATCCCCCCATTTGCCGGAGAGGATAATCCGGTCGTTATGACTGTCTGGCATGGGCCTGCGCACGGTGTATGTGTATTCCAGAGATGA
- the glpD gene encoding glycerol-3-phosphate dehydrogenase has product METKDLIVIGGGINGAGIAADAAGRGLSVLMLEAQDLACATSSASSKLIHGGLRYLEHYEFRLVSEALAEREVLLKMAPHIATPMRFRLPHRPHLRPAWMIRIGLFMYDHLGKRTSLPASAGVRFGADSVLKPEIVRGFEYSDCWVDDARLVLANAQMVERKGGEVKTRTRAVSARREKGLWIVEAEDIDTGERFSWQARGLVNATGPWVKQFFDQGMQLPSPYGIRLIKGSHIVVPRVHTQKQAYILQNEDKRIVFVIPWMDEFSIIGTTDVEYKGDPKNVEIDESEVSYLLEVYNAHFKKTLAREDVVWSYSGVRPLCDDESDSPQAITRDYTLDIHDDHGKAPLLSVFGGKLTTYRKLAEHAMEKLAPFYQGIGPAWTKGAVLPGGDIGGNRDDYAAKLRRRYPFISESMARHFARTYGSNSELILNGAKDLTDLGEHFGHEFYEAELRYLADHEWVRRADDALWRRTKEGMWLNAEQQSRVALWLAQRMGKRELSLAS; this is encoded by the coding sequence ATGGAAACTAAAGATCTGATTGTAATAGGTGGCGGTATCAACGGTGCAGGCATTGCGGCTGATGCGGCCGGGCGCGGGTTATCTGTCCTGATGCTGGAAGCGCAGGATCTCGCCTGTGCCACCTCCTCCGCCAGCTCCAAACTGATCCACGGTGGCCTGCGTTACCTGGAACACTACGAGTTCCGCCTGGTGAGTGAAGCCCTGGCGGAACGTGAAGTGCTGCTGAAAATGGCTCCCCATATCGCCACGCCGATGCGTTTTCGTCTGCCGCACCGCCCGCATCTGCGCCCGGCATGGATGATCCGCATTGGTCTGTTTATGTACGATCACCTGGGCAAACGCACCAGCCTGCCCGCCTCTGCCGGTGTGCGTTTTGGCGCAGACTCGGTGCTGAAGCCTGAGATTGTGCGCGGATTCGAATATTCCGACTGCTGGGTGGACGATGCCCGCCTGGTACTGGCCAACGCGCAAATGGTTGAACGTAAAGGCGGCGAGGTGAAAACCCGCACCCGCGCGGTCTCGGCGCGCCGGGAAAAAGGGCTGTGGATCGTCGAAGCGGAAGATATCGATACCGGCGAGCGCTTCAGCTGGCAGGCACGCGGGCTGGTGAACGCAACCGGCCCCTGGGTGAAGCAGTTCTTTGACCAGGGGATGCAGCTGCCGTCGCCGTATGGCATCCGCCTGATCAAAGGCAGTCACATTGTAGTGCCGCGCGTCCATACCCAGAAGCAGGCCTATATTCTGCAAAACGAAGACAAGCGCATCGTGTTTGTCATCCCGTGGATGGATGAGTTCTCCATCATCGGCACCACCGACGTGGAGTACAAAGGCGATCCGAAGAACGTTGAGATCGACGAGAGCGAAGTCAGCTATCTGCTGGAGGTCTATAACGCGCACTTTAAAAAGACGCTGGCGCGCGAGGATGTGGTCTGGAGTTACTCTGGCGTACGTCCGCTGTGCGACGACGAATCCGATTCACCGCAGGCTATTACTCGCGACTACACGCTCGATATTCACGACGATCACGGCAAAGCGCCGCTGCTGTCGGTGTTTGGCGGCAAGCTCACCACCTACCGTAAGCTGGCGGAACATGCGATGGAAAAACTGGCCCCCTTCTACCAGGGTATCGGCCCGGCATGGACCAAAGGCGCGGTGCTGCCCGGCGGTGATATCGGCGGCAACCGCGATGACTATGCGGCAAAACTGCGCCGTCGCTATCCGTTTATCAGCGAATCCATGGCCCGCCACTTTGCCCGCACCTACGGCAGCAATAGCGAGCTGATCCTGAACGGGGCGAAGGATCTGACCGATCTGGGCGAACATTTTGGCCATGAGTTTTACGAGGCGGAACTGCGCTACTTAGCCGACCACGAGTGGGTACGCCGCGCGGACGATGCGCTCTGGCGTCGCACCAAAGAGGGGATGTGGCTTAATGCGGAACAACAGTCGCGCGTGGCGCTGTGGCTGGCGCAGCGTATGGGAAAGCGTGAGCTGTCGTTAGCATCATAA
- the glgC gene encoding glucose-1-phosphate adenylyltransferase, whose amino-acid sequence MVRLDKNDPLMLARQLPLKSVALILAGGRGTRLKDLTIKRAKPAVHFGGKFRIIDFALSNCLNSGIRRIGVITQYQSHTLVQHIQRGWSFFSEEMNEFVDLLPAQQRVHGENWYRGTADAVTQNLDIIRRYNAEYVVILAGDHIYKQDYSRMLIDHVEKGARCTVACLPVPVAEATAFGVMAVDENDKVIDFVEKPANPPSMPGDDTKALASMGIYVFDADYLYQLLEEDDKDEKSSHDFGKDIIPKITKSGMAYAHPFPLSCVQSDPNSEPYWRDVGTLEAYWKANLDLASVTPELDMYDHNWPIRTHMESLPPAKFVQDRSGSHGMTLNSLVSGGCIISGSVVVQSVLFPRVRVNSFCNIDSSVLLPDVWVGRSCRLRRCVIDRACVIPEGMVIGENAEEDARRFYRSEEGIVLVTREMLRKLQIKQER is encoded by the coding sequence ATGGTTAGGTTAGATAAGAACGACCCTCTAATGTTGGCGCGTCAGCTGCCATTGAAGTCTGTTGCCCTGATTCTTGCTGGCGGCCGCGGTACCCGATTAAAAGATTTAACGATCAAGCGCGCCAAACCCGCCGTCCACTTCGGCGGTAAATTCCGTATTATCGATTTTGCTCTGTCCAATTGCCTCAACTCAGGCATTCGCCGTATTGGCGTCATTACCCAGTATCAGTCACACACTCTGGTGCAGCACATTCAGCGCGGCTGGTCGTTCTTCAGTGAGGAGATGAACGAGTTTGTCGATCTGTTGCCTGCCCAACAGCGCGTACATGGCGAAAACTGGTACCGCGGCACCGCCGATGCGGTCACGCAGAACCTCGATATCATCCGCCGTTATAATGCCGAGTATGTGGTGATCCTTGCCGGGGACCATATCTACAAGCAGGACTACTCGCGCATGCTTATCGACCATGTCGAAAAAGGGGCGCGCTGCACCGTAGCCTGTTTGCCGGTGCCCGTTGCCGAGGCGACGGCGTTTGGCGTCATGGCGGTGGACGAAAACGACAAGGTGATCGATTTCGTAGAAAAACCGGCAAACCCACCTTCAATGCCGGGCGATGACACTAAAGCGCTTGCCAGCATGGGTATCTATGTCTTTGATGCAGATTACCTTTACCAGCTGCTGGAAGAGGACGACAAGGATGAAAAATCCAGCCACGACTTCGGCAAAGACATCATCCCGAAAATCACCAAATCTGGCATGGCCTATGCACATCCTTTCCCGCTCTCCTGCGTGCAGTCCGATCCGAATTCAGAACCGTACTGGCGCGATGTAGGAACCCTGGAGGCGTACTGGAAGGCTAACCTCGATCTGGCCTCTGTCACGCCGGAACTGGATATGTACGACCATAACTGGCCGATTCGTACTCATATGGAGTCTCTGCCGCCGGCAAAATTTGTCCAGGACCGTTCGGGCAGCCACGGCATGACCCTGAACTCGCTGGTTTCCGGCGGGTGCATTATCTCCGGCTCGGTGGTGGTGCAGTCGGTGTTGTTCCCGCGCGTGCGGGTGAACTCCTTCTGCAATATTGATTCATCAGTGCTGTTACCCGACGTCTGGGTGGGCCGCTCGTGCCGCCTGCGTCGTTGCGTTATCGACCGTGCCTGCGTGATTCCGGAAGGCATGGTAATTGGAGAAAATGCGGAAGAGGACGCGCGCCGTTTCTACCGCTCAGAAGAAGGTATCGTGCTGGTTACGCGTGAAATGCTGCGTAAACTGCAGATCAAACAGGAGCGATGA
- the glgA gene encoding glycogen synthase GlgA: MQVLHVCSEMFPLLKTGGLADVIGALPAAQIAGGVDTRVLLPAFPDIRRGVPDAQIVSRRETFAGRITLLFGHYNGVGIYLIDAPHLYDRPGSPYHDTNLFAYTDNVLRFALLGWVGAEMACGLDPFWRPDVVHAHDWHAGLAPAYLAARGHPAKSVFTVHNLAYQGMYFAKHMDDIDLPWSFFNMHGLEFKGQISFLKAGLYYADHITAVSPTYAREITEAQFGYGMEGLLSQRHREGRLSGILNGVDEKIWSPETDLLLGARYNRDSVEDKAENKRQLQVAMGLKVNDKVPLFAVVSRLTSQKGLDLVLEALPGLLEQGGQLALLGAGDPVLQEGFLAAAAEHPGQVGVQIGYHEAFSHRIMAGADVILVPSRFEPCGLTQLYGLKYGTLPLVRRTGGLADTVSDTSLENLADGIATGFVFEDSNAWSLLRAIRRAFVLWSRPSLWRFVQRQAMAMDFSWQVAAQSYRDLYQRLM, from the coding sequence ATGCAGGTTTTACACGTTTGTTCTGAAATGTTCCCGTTGCTCAAAACCGGCGGGTTGGCGGATGTGATAGGGGCGTTACCGGCGGCGCAAATTGCAGGTGGGGTTGATACCCGCGTGCTGTTACCCGCTTTTCCAGATATTCGTCGCGGCGTGCCTGACGCGCAGATCGTCAGCCGCCGCGAGACCTTTGCCGGGCGCATCACATTACTGTTTGGCCATTACAACGGCGTGGGCATCTACCTGATTGACGCGCCGCATCTTTATGACCGCCCAGGGAGCCCGTACCACGACACTAACCTGTTTGCCTATACCGATAACGTGCTGCGTTTCGCGCTGCTCGGCTGGGTAGGGGCGGAGATGGCCTGTGGGCTGGATCCGTTCTGGCGTCCGGACGTGGTGCATGCCCACGACTGGCACGCCGGGTTAGCGCCAGCCTATCTGGCGGCACGCGGCCATCCGGCGAAGTCGGTCTTTACCGTGCATAACCTGGCATACCAGGGCATGTATTTCGCCAAACATATGGATGACATCGATTTGCCATGGTCATTCTTTAATATGCACGGGCTGGAGTTTAAGGGGCAGATCTCCTTCCTCAAGGCCGGGCTTTACTACGCCGATCACATTACCGCCGTCAGTCCAACCTACGCGCGGGAGATCACCGAAGCGCAGTTTGGCTATGGGATGGAGGGGCTGCTCAGTCAGCGTCATCGCGAAGGCCGACTGTCGGGCATTCTCAACGGCGTGGATGAAAAAATCTGGAGTCCGGAAACCGATCTGCTGCTGGGCGCGCGCTATAACCGCGACTCCGTGGAAGATAAGGCCGAGAACAAACGTCAGCTGCAGGTTGCCATGGGACTGAAGGTCAACGACAAGGTGCCGCTGTTTGCGGTGGTAAGCCGTCTGACCAGCCAGAAAGGACTCGATCTGGTGCTCGAGGCGCTGCCGGGTCTGCTGGAGCAGGGCGGGCAACTGGCGCTGCTAGGGGCGGGCGATCCGGTACTGCAGGAGGGCTTCCTCGCCGCCGCCGCCGAACATCCGGGACAGGTGGGTGTGCAGATTGGCTATCACGAAGCGTTTTCGCACCGCATCATGGCGGGCGCAGACGTTATTCTGGTGCCGAGCCGTTTTGAGCCCTGCGGCTTAACCCAGCTGTATGGTCTGAAGTACGGCACACTGCCACTGGTGCGGCGTACTGGCGGGCTGGCGGATACCGTATCCGACACCTCGCTGGAGAATCTGGCGGATGGGATCGCCACCGGATTTGTCTTTGAAGACAGTAATGCCTGGTCGCTGTTACGCGCGATTCGTCGTGCTTTCGTGTTGTGGTCACGTCCTTCTTTATGGCGTTTTGTTCAACGTCAGGCGATGGCCATGGATTTTAGCTGGCAAGTTGCGGCGCAGTCCTACCGCGATCTTTATCAACGCTTGATGTAA
- the glgP gene encoding glycogen phosphorylase, giving the protein MNAPFSYASPTVSIEALKHSIAYKLMFTIGKDPVIANKHEWLNATLFAVRDRLVERWLRSNRAQLSQETRQVYYLSMEFLIGRTLSNALLSLGIYDDVKTALEEMGLDLEELIDEENDPGLGNGGLGRLAACFLDSLATLALPGRGYGIRYDYGMFKQNIVDGRQKESPDYWLEYGNPWEFKRHNTRYKVRFGGRIQQEGKKSRWVETEEILAVAYDQIIPGYDTDATNTLRLWNAQASSEINLGKFNQGDYFAAVEDKNHSENVSRVLYPDDSTYSGRELRLRQEYFLVSATIQDILSRHYQLHKTYANLADKIAIHLNDTHPVLSIPELMRLLIDEHKFSWDEAFEVTCQVFSYTNHTLMSEALETWPVDMLGKILPRHLQIIFEINDFFLRTLQEQYPHDTGLLSRTSIIDESNGRRVRMAWLAVVISHKVNGVSELHSNLMVQSLFADFAKIFPMRFCNVTNGVTPRRWLALANQPLSDVLDENIGRTWRTDLSQLSELEQHADFPTVNKAVRDAKLLNKKRLAVWMALHLNVVANPKALFDVQIKRIHEYKRQLMNVLHVITRYNRIKADPDADWVPRVNIFAGKAASAYYMAKHIIHLINDVAKVINNDPQIGDKLKVVFIPNYSVSLAQLIIPAADLSEQISTAGTEASGTSNMKFALNGALTIGTLDGANVEMLEHVGEENIFIFGNTTEEVEALRAKGYSPRDYYEQDEELRQVLTQIGTGVFNPDEPGRYRDLVDSLINFGDHYQVLADYRSYVDCQDRVDELYRKPEEWATKAMHNIANMGYFSSDRTIQEYAENIWHIKPVRL; this is encoded by the coding sequence ATGAATGCACCCTTTTCCTATGCGTCTCCCACGGTAAGCATTGAGGCGTTAAAGCACTCCATTGCTTACAAGCTGATGTTCACCATTGGCAAAGACCCGGTCATCGCCAACAAACATGAATGGCTCAACGCCACCCTGTTTGCGGTGCGTGACCGGCTGGTTGAGCGCTGGCTGCGCTCCAACCGCGCTCAGCTCTCACAGGAGACTCGCCAGGTTTACTATCTGTCGATGGAGTTTTTGATTGGCCGCACCCTTTCCAACGCGCTGCTGTCGCTGGGTATCTATGACGACGTCAAAACCGCGCTGGAAGAGATGGGGTTAGATTTAGAAGAGCTGATTGACGAAGAGAACGACCCTGGCCTCGGCAACGGTGGTCTGGGTCGTCTGGCAGCCTGCTTCCTCGATTCGCTGGCGACCCTCGCCCTGCCAGGGCGTGGCTACGGTATCCGCTACGATTACGGCATGTTCAAACAGAACATTGTCGATGGCCGACAGAAAGAGTCTCCGGACTACTGGCTGGAGTACGGCAACCCGTGGGAGTTCAAGCGCCACAATACCCGTTATAAAGTCCGCTTCGGTGGCCGTATTCAGCAGGAAGGCAAGAAGAGCCGCTGGGTCGAGACCGAAGAGATCCTGGCCGTGGCTTACGATCAGATCATTCCCGGCTACGACACTGACGCCACCAACACGCTGCGCCTGTGGAACGCCCAGGCCAGTAGCGAGATTAACCTCGGTAAGTTCAACCAGGGCGACTACTTCGCGGCGGTGGAAGATAAAAACCACTCCGAGAACGTCTCCCGGGTGCTCTATCCGGATGATTCCACCTACTCCGGGCGCGAGCTGCGCCTGCGTCAGGAGTACTTCCTGGTCTCCGCGACCATTCAGGATATCCTGAGCCGTCACTACCAGCTGCACAAAACCTACGCCAATCTGGCGGATAAGATCGCGATTCACCTGAATGATACCCACCCGGTGTTGTCGATCCCTGAGCTGATGCGCCTGCTGATTGACGAGCATAAGTTCAGCTGGGACGAGGCGTTTGAGGTGACCTGCCAGGTCTTCTCCTACACCAACCACACGTTGATGAGCGAAGCGCTGGAAACCTGGCCGGTGGATATGCTGGGCAAAATCCTGCCGCGCCACCTGCAGATTATCTTTGAGATTAACGACTTCTTCCTGAGAACGTTGCAGGAGCAGTATCCGCACGACACCGGCCTGCTGAGCCGCACCTCGATCATTGATGAATCCAATGGCCGCCGGGTGCGCATGGCGTGGCTGGCGGTGGTGATCAGCCACAAGGTCAATGGCGTGTCTGAGCTGCACTCGAACCTGATGGTGCAGTCGCTGTTCGCAGACTTTGCGAAAATTTTCCCGATGCGTTTCTGCAACGTCACCAACGGGGTAACGCCGCGCCGCTGGCTGGCGCTGGCGAACCAGCCGCTCTCCGATGTGCTCGACGAGAACATCGGTCGCACCTGGCGGACCGATTTAAGCCAGCTGAGCGAGCTTGAGCAGCATGCTGACTTCCCGACGGTGAATAAAGCGGTGCGTGATGCCAAGCTGCTCAATAAAAAGCGGCTGGCGGTGTGGATGGCGCTGCATCTGAACGTAGTCGCTAACCCGAAAGCGCTGTTCGACGTCCAGATCAAACGTATCCACGAGTACAAGCGTCAGCTGATGAACGTGCTGCACGTGATCACCCGCTACAACCGCATCAAGGCCGACCCTGATGCGGACTGGGTGCCACGCGTGAACATTTTCGCCGGGAAAGCGGCGTCGGCCTACTACATGGCGAAGCACATTATTCATCTGATCAACGATGTGGCGAAGGTGATCAATAACGATCCGCAGATTGGCGACAAGCTGAAGGTCGTCTTCATCCCGAACTACAGCGTGAGTCTGGCCCAGCTGATCATTCCGGCCGCCGATCTCTCGGAGCAGATCTCCACCGCAGGCACCGAGGCGTCGGGCACCAGTAACATGAAGTTTGCCCTCAATGGCGCGCTGACCATCGGCACGCTGGATGGCGCCAATGTTGAGATGCTGGAGCACGTGGGTGAAGAGAACATCTTTATCTTCGGTAACACCACAGAAGAGGTGGAGGCGCTGCGTGCTAAGGGCTACTCACCGCGTGATTATTACGAGCAGGATGAAGAGCTGCGTCAGGTGCTGACCCAGATCGGCACCGGGGTATTTAACCCGGATGAGCCTGGCCGCTATCGCGACCTGGTGGATTCGCTGATTAACTTCGGTGACCACTACCAGGTGCTGGCGGACTACCGCAGCTATGTGGATTGTCAGGACCGGGTGGACGAGCTGTACCGTAAGCCGGAAGAGTGGGCCACCAAAGCGATGCACAACATCGCCAATATGGGCTACTTCTCGTCGGATCGCACCATTCAGGAGTATGCCGAGAACATCTGGCATATCAAACCGGTGCGGTTGTAA